From a single Lolium rigidum isolate FL_2022 chromosome 7, APGP_CSIRO_Lrig_0.1, whole genome shotgun sequence genomic region:
- the LOC124676597 gene encoding uncharacterized protein LOC124676597, whose translation MASLLCSQIKLNKAYVRRQVHENRLPRSLCWSPLQSGHFKNLALRCTKNLPWEASLPYASSEDGASIIMGTNVVEAIDTEEAPEIAVLQSDQDVVEVKNEPSGQLSAFKLPMWLLGPSVLLVTGIVPTLWLPLPSVFLGPNIAGLLSLVGLDCIFNMGAMLFFLMADACGRPENNSFDLTRKIPTTYRLWNLVASVIGFAAPLALLFASSRGTLQPQLAFIPFLVLLGPYLLLLSVQMLTEMLTWHWKSPVWLVAPVVYEGYRVLQLMRGLQLANEITAPGWMVQSLRGLVSWWVLVLGIQLMRVAWFAGLNFASRPSYVSSDDTNK comes from the coding sequence ATGGCTTCTTTGCTCTGTTCACAGATAAAATTGAACAAAGCATATGTTAGGAGGCAGGTTCATGAGAACAGATTACCCAGATCTCTTTGTTGGAGCCCATTGCAATCAGGCCATTTTAAAAATCTTGCATTGCGATGCACGAAGAATTTGCCTTGGGAGGCTTCTCTCCCATATGCTTCCTCAGAGGACGGTGCCAGCATTATCATGGGAACAAATGTTGTTGAAGCTATTGATACAGAAGAAGCTCCAGAAATTGCTGTCCTTCAGAGCGATCAGGATGTTGTGGAGGTGAAGAATGAACCTTCTGGGCAGCTATCCGCATTTAAACTGCCAATGTGGCTGCTAGGGCCTTCAGTTCTGCTGGTTACGGGCATAGTTCCAACTTTGTGGCTGCCATTGCCTTCAGTGTTCCTTGGTCCTAACATTGCCGGCCTTCTTTCCCTAGTGGGGCTAGACTGCATCTTTAACATGGGAGCAATGCTGTTTTTCCTTATGGCTGATGCATGTGGGCGCCCAGAGAACAATTCATTTGACCTGACAAGGAAGATCCCAACCACTTACAGGTTATGGAATCTGGTGGCCAGCGTAATAGGCTTTGCTGCTCCTTTGGCCCTGCTATTTGCATCCAGTCGGGGTACTCTGCAGCCACAGCTAGCGTTCATTCCGTTCTTAGTGCTGCTTGGACCATATCTTTTACTCCTTTCAGTGCAGATGCTGACTGAGATGCTTACATGGCACTGGAAATCGCCTGTTTGGTTGGTAGCGCCTGTTGTCTATGAGGGTTATCGTGTGCTACAGCTGATGAGGGGCCTTCAGTTGGCCAACGAGATCACTGCGCCTGGGTGGATGGTGCAGAGCCTCCGTGGCTTGGTGTCCTGGTGGGTGCTGGTCCTTGGGATTCAACTGATGCGTGTTGCTTGGTTTGCTGGACTCAATTTTGCAAGCCGTCCAAGTTATGTATCCAGTGATGATACAAACAAGTAG